The Mycolicibacterium fluoranthenivorans genomic interval ACGGAGTTCGTCGACCCGAGTGCAGTGGTCGCGAACTCGCCGGTGACCGGGCCCAGGGCGGGCAGTCAGATGACGCTGGCCGAGTTGTGTCAGGCGGCGTTGCAGCGCAGCGACAATACGGCCGCCAACCTGTTGCTGAGGCGCCTCGGCGGCCCGCCCGCGATCACGGCGTTCGCCCGCAGCGTCGGCGACGACCGCACCCGCCTGGACCGTTGGGAGACGGAGCTGAACTCGGCGATCCCGGGCGACCCCCGTGATACCAGCACGCCGGCGGCCCTGGCCGGCGGGTATCGCGCGCTGCTGACCGGGGATGTGCTGGCTCCACCGCAACGGCTGCTGCTGGAGCAGTGGATGCGGGCCAATCAGACATCCAGCATGCGAGCCGGTCTGCCGACGGGCTGGACGACGGCGGACAAGACGGGCAGCGGCGACTACGGCAGCACCAATGACGTCGGTGTCGCGTTCGGACCCGAGGGCCAGCGCGTGCTGTTGGCGATCATGACGCGTTCCGCCGCCGACGATCCCAAGGCCGACGCCCTGCGACCGCTGATCGGTGAGCTCACCACCCTGGTGCTGCCCTACCTGCTGGATCCGAATCACCCGTGACATACACATCGCCCGGCCGGAGAGATCCAGCCGGGCGATGGTGGGGGTGAGGTATCAGATCAGGACGGTCGACGGGTCGGTGAACGCCAGGTCGAGGTCGTTGGCGACGTGCTCGTTGAGCAGTGCGCCCTCGTGTGTCGAGAGTCCCTTGGCCAGTGCGGCATCCGCGGCGCACGCAGCCTGCCACCCCTTGTCGGCGAGCTTGAGCACGTACGGCATGGTGGCGTTGGTGAGCGCGTAGGTCGACGTCCGCGGCACCGCGCCCGGCATGTTGGCCACGCAGTAGAACACCGTGTCGTGCACCGCGAAGGTCGGGTCGTCGTGGGTGGTGGGCCGGGAATCCTCGAAGCAGCCACCCTGGTCGATCGCGATGTCGACCAGGACTGCACCGGACTTCATCTGGGCGACAGTCGCATTGGTGACCAGCTTGGGCGCCTTGGCGCCGGGCACCAGGACCGCGCCGATGACCAGATCGGCTTGCTTGACCGCATCTTCGAGGTCCAGGCTCGAGGAGTAGCGGGTTTCGATGGCGCCGCCGTACTCGGCATCGATCTTGCGCAGGGTGTTGACGTTGAGGTCGAACACGGTGACGTGCGCGCCCATACCCCAGGCCACGGCGGCTGCGTTGTCACCGGCCATACCGCCGCCGATGACGACGACCTTGGCGGGGGCGACACCGGGGACACCACCCATCAGGACGCCGCGACCGCCCTGGGTGCGCATCAGGTGGTAAGCGCCGACCTGGGCGGCCAGCCGGCCCGCGACCTCGCTCATGGGGGCCAGCAGTGGCAGCGCATTGTCGGCGGTCTGCACGGTCTCGTACGCGATCGAGGTGGTACCCGAGGCCAGCAGGGCATCGGTGCACGGCCTGGACGCGGCCAGGTGCAGGTAGGTGAACAGGGTCTGGCCCTTGCGCAGGCGCGAGTACTCGGCCTCGATGGGTTCCTTGACCTTCAGCAGCAGGTCGGCCTCGGCCCACACCTCATCGGCGGTGGCGACGATCTGGGCGCCGACGGCCTTGTAGTCGCTGTCGGACAGTGCCGAACCCTCACCCGCGCCGGCCTGGATGAGGACCTCGTGGCCACGGCGGGTCAGTTCGGCCACGCCGGCCGGGGTGATGGCGACGCGGAACTCGTTGTTCTTGATCTCGGTCGGGATGCCGACGCGCATTTCATGCTCCTGTGTGAACCGGTAGAGACGGTGGATACCGTGGATACGGTGGATGCTGCGTCCAATTGTGAAGAACCTTCGACCCAACAGCAATGACTACGACGTTAATTCGCTAAGATGCCGTCATGCGTGAACAATCAGCATCACCGCGTGCGCGTCTGGCGCCCGCGCCGAAGGATGTTCGGCCGGCGGAGCTCGACGATATCGACCGGCGCATGCTGCTGGCCCTGCACGCCGACGCCCGCATCTCCAACAGCGCGCTGGCCGATATCGTCGGCATCGCCCCGTCGACCTGTCATGGCCGGCTACGCCGCCTGCAGGACATCGGGGTGATCCGCGGGTTCTATACCGATATCGATCCGGCGGCGGTGGGGCTGACGATGCAGGCCATGATCTCGGTGAGCCTGCAGTCCAACGCGCGCGGGCGAATCCGGGACTTCATCGCCAACATCCGCAAGCGGCCCCAGGTCATGGACGTGTACTTCCTGGCCGGTGGGGACGATTTCATCCTGCATGTGGCCGCGCGGGACACCGATGATCTGCGCGCGTTCGTGGTGGAGAACCTCAATGCCGATGCCGATGTGGCCGGTACGCAGACCTCGTTGATCTTCGAGCATCTGCGGGGCGCGTCACCGCTCTAGGCGGACCGAGGGCGCGATGGTGGGTTCGGCGGCATGGCAGGCGAATTCGCGCAGCCAGTCAAACCAGGCCGACATGCCCGCCCCGGTGCGCGCGCTCAGCGGAAGCACCAATGCGTGCGGGTTCACCTGATGCACGTGGTCGATGTAGGTCGCGACATCGGCATCCAGATGCGGTTCGAGATCGATCTTGTTGAGCAGTACCACGTCCACCGAGCGGAACATGACCGGATATTTCAGCGGCTTGTCCTCACCTTCGGTGAGCGAGTACACCATCACCTTGGCATGCTCGCCGACGTCGAATTCGGCCGGGCAGACCAGGTTTCCGACATTCTCGACGATCACGAGGTCGAGGGCGGCCAGGTCGAGTCCGGCCAACGCCCGGTTCACCATCGGTGCATCCAGATGGCATTCGCCGCCGAAACCGTTGCTGGTGTTCAGAAGCGACACCTGTGCTCCGCGGCCGGCAAGTTTGGCGGCGTCGAGGTCGGTGGCGATATCGCCCTCGATCACACCGACTGAGATATCGCCGCGGAGCTCGTCGAGCGTGGCCGCGAGCACCGTGGTCTTGCCGGACCCCGGTGAACTCATCAGGTTGAGCGCGCGGACGCCGTTGGTCTCGAAGGCGGCCCGATTGATATCGGCCCGCACGTCGTTCTCGGCGAAGATCGACTCCAGCACGTCGATACGCTGCGACCCGGTGTCGTACCCGCTGTGGTCACCATGGTCGTGGCCGGCCTCGTGGCTGTGCACCGTGCCGTCGTCGTGACGGTGGAATCTACCCATTTTGAACACCTTCCGTTGATCTGACAGCAGGTAGATCGCCGATCTCGATCGATGTGACCAGAAACTCGTGGCCGTGCACCACGTCGACGTCGGCGCTGCCGCACTGCGGGCATGCGACAGAGAACCGCGATGCGATCTGCGAACCCGCCCCACACGCTCGGCATGACACCTCGGCGACCACCAGGTCCAGTTCCAGCTCGGCCTCGGCCAGGTCCTCGAAGTCGCGCAGCAGGGTCCAGCAGAACGCCAGCGCATCGGGTACGACCTGACGGAGGGCACCGACCTGAACCCGCACGACGCTCACGCGCCGGCCGGCGGCGTGGGATTTCACGACACCGGCTATTGCTTGGCACAGTGACAGCTCATGCACAGCGAGGCGCTATCGGTCTGGGTTCGTCGTTGATACTGCGCACTTTAATCCTCATTCGGATGGACCGATAGCCGAACCGGCATCAGGAAACGGGTCTAGCCTTGGGAGGCCGGTGCGCGCCGACAGCCCAATGGCGCGATCGGCTTGCTCTGTTCGGGAGGCCCATGAAGCGTGTTCTACCGTCGCCCGTCGCGACGGTGCGGACGAGGGTCGACATCACCGGCGTAGTCCAAGGTGTCGGGTTTCGTCCCGCTGTGGCGCGGATCGCCGACGCGCGCGGTGTGACCGGATTCGTGTACAACGACTCCGGCTCGGTGCACTGCGAATTCGAGGGTGCCGACGTCGACGTCGACGGCGCCGTGGAGGATATCCGCCGCGCGCCGCCACCGATGGCGCGCATCGACAGCATCGTGCGGACAGTCCTCGCGCCGACCGGTGCCGGTGACTTCCGCATCATCGACAGCACTCCGGCTGGGTCGGGCCGCACCCTCGTGCCCCCCGATATCGCCAGCTGCGCCGATTGTCTGCGCGAGATGCGCGACCCCACCGACCGGCGCTACCGGCACCCGTTCATCACCTGCACCAACTGCGGCCCGCGCTACACCGTCATCACCGACCTGCCCTACGACCGGCCCGCCACCACGATGGCGCAGTTCGCGATGTGCGCCCGGTGTGCCGCTGAGTACCGAGATCCCAGGGATCGCCGATTCCATGCTCAGACCATCGCATGTCCCGACTGCGGCCCGGTACTGCAGTGGTCGGGGCCGGATGGCGATGCGGACCCTATCGGCGCGGCCGTCGCGATGATCGACACCGGCGGGATCGTCGCGGTGAAGGGGATCGGCGGCTACCACCTGGCGTGCCGGGCCGACTCGACTACGGCCATCGCCGAGCTGCGACGGCGAAAATCGCGGCCGGCCAAGCCGTTCGCGGTGATGACACCCGATCTCGAAGCCGCCCGTGGCATCGCGGAGATCTCCGATGCCTCGGCGCGGCTGTTGTCGTCCGCTGCGGCGCCGATCGTGCTGGTGCCCCGATCCGGTGCCGGCGTCTGTTCGCTGGTGGCGCCCGGCCTGCGCGATATCGGGGTGATGCTGGCCTACTCGCCGATCCATCACCTGCTCTTCGAGCGATTGGGCACGACACCATTGGTGATGACCTCTGCCAACGCGGGTGGGTCACCGATCGTCTTCCGGGACGGCGACCTGAGTTGGATCACCGGGCTTGCCGACGGCGTGCTGTCCCACGACCGGCCCATTCACGTTGCGTGTGAGGACTCGGTGCTGACCGTCGACGATCGGGGCGCCACGCTGCCCTTGCGCCGGTCTCGGGGATACGCGCCACTGCCGGTGTCGGTTCCGGTTGCCGACGGACCCGTCATCCTGGCGACGGGCGGCGATCTCAAGACGACCTTCTGCCTGCTGGGGTCCGATGGACATGCACACCTGTCATCGCACCTGGGGGATATGGCAGACCCGCGCACGCAGTCCTGCTTCTCGGCGACGCTCGAGCACCTGGCGCGCATGACGGACCGGCGCCACGGGCGCATCGTCTGCGATATGCACCCCGGATATGCGACCACTCGCTGGGCGCAACGCCGGGGTGGACCGATCAGTTATGTGCAGCATCATCATGCCCACGCGATGTCGCTGCTGGCCGAGCACGCCCGCCTCGGCAGCCCGATGCTCGCGGTCACCTACGACGGAACCGGCTACGGCCCCGACGGCACCATCTGGGGCGGTGAAGTTCTGGCGCTCTCGGGTGCATGCGGATTCACCCGGGTGGGACATCTGGCACCCTTCGCGTTGCCCGGCGGTGACGGTGCCGTACACCAGCCCGCCCGGATCGCACTCGACCTCCTGCACCGGGCGGGTGTCCGGTGGGATACGGACCTGCCTCCGGTCTCGGCCGTGGGCGAGACCGGCCGACACGTACTGGCCCAGCAGATTCCACGTGGGATCGGGTGCGTCGCGACGACCAGCATGGGGCGGCTGTTCGACGGCGTGTCCAGCCTGCTGGGCGTCTGCCAACAGGTCACCTACGAAGGCCAGGCCGCCATCGAGCTGGAGCACTTCGCGCGCGCGGGCGGGCCGGGAGCGCGGGCCGTGGATTTCGAGATCCGCGACGGTGTCATGGACCCGACGCCGGCGATCATCGGATTGGTCGACGGGATACGTGCGGGTGCGGCTGTGCCGGAGTTGGCGTGGGCGTTCCATCAGGCCGTGATCAGGGCCACCGTGGCAGTGGCCGCCGAGCGCGCGCTGGCCGCCGCGATCCCCACCATCGGGCTGACGGGTGGGGTCTTCGCCAATCGTCTTTTGCTCGAAGGCATTCGAAACGGTCTGGCCGATCGTGGCTTCGAAGTGCTCACCCACAGTGTCGTGCCGTGTAATGACGGCGGCCTGGCCCTGGGCCAGGCCGCCGTCGCGGCCGCAGACAGGCGATCCTCGACAGAAGGAAGTGGCATATGTGCCTCGGAATCCCCGGCAAGATAGTCGAAATCTGGGAGGAGTCGGGTACCAGGATGGCCACGGTGGATTTCGGTGGTACCACCAAGAAGGTCTGCCTCGCTTACCTGCCCGACCTGCAGATCGGGGAGTACACCATCGTGCACGCCGGATTCGCCCTGAACCGGCTCGATGAGGAATCCGCCAACAACACCCTGAACATGTTCGCCGAACTCGGCATCCTTGAAGACGAACTCGCGGGTGTCCAGCCTTCGGCGCAGACCGGAGAACGTCGGGAGCCGGCGTGAAGTACCTCGATGAATTCCGTGACCCCGTTGCGGCCCGGGCGCTCGTCGACCACATCAAGCGCCGAGCCAGCCGTACCTGGACGATCATGGAAGTCTGCGGTGGACAGACTCATTCGATCATCCGTAACGGTATCGACCAACTACTGGGCGACGCCGTCGAGTTCATCCACGGCCCGGGTTGCCCGGTGTGCGTGACGCCCCTGGAATTGATCGACAGGGCCCTCGAGATCGCCGGGCGCGAGAACGTCATCTTCTGCTCATTCGGCGATATGTTGCGCGTACCGGGCAGTCACGAGGACCTGTTCAGCGTGCGTGCCCGCGGCGGGGATGTGCGGATCGTGTACTCGCCGTTGGACGCCACGCAGATCGCGGCGGAGAACCCGGATAAGGATGTGGTGTTCTTCGGGGTGGGCTTCGAGACCACCGCCCCGGCCAACGCCATGTCGGTGGTGCATGCCCAACGGCTGGGGCTGACGAACTTCTCGCTGCTGGTATCGCATGTGCTGGTGCCGCCGGCGATGACGGCCATCTTGTCCTCGCCGACCAACCGGGTCCAGGGTTTCCTCGGCGCGGGGCACGTGTGCACCGTGATGGGCACCTCCGAATACGGGCCGCTCGTTGCGGAGTTCGGCATCCCGATCGTGGTGTCGGGCTTCGAGCCGCTCGACCTGCTCGAAGGAGTCCGCCAGCTCGTCGACCTGCTCGAAGACGGTAAGGCCGAACTGCGTAACGCCTACCCCCGGGCGGTCACCGCGGCCGGGAATCTGGTGGCCCAGCAGACGTTGCACGACGTCTTTGTGGTCACCGACCGATCGTGGCGCGGTATCGGCATGATCGAAAAATCGGGCTGGACGCTGTCACCGCGCTACGCGGAGTTCGACGCCGAGAAGAAGTTCGGGGTCGGCCACCTGCAGGTCGCAGAATCCGCCGAATGTCACAGTGGTGAGGTGTTGCAGGGCCTCCTGAAACCTAATGAGTGCCCGGCTTTCGGGAAATCCTGCACTCCTCGCACGCCGCTGGGCGCGACGATGGTGTCCAGTGAAGGGGCGTGCGCGGCGTACTACCAGTTCCGCAGGCTGGATCTTGCCCATGTCTGAAGTGACCGCGATTGATCCGGCGGACTGGGTGTGCCCACTTCCCCTGCGGGAGACCACACGCATCGTGATGGGCCACGGTGGCGGCGGCATTTTGTCCGAGGAGCTGATCGAGAACCTCTTCCTGCGTGCGTTCGGCGCCCGGGGACCGTCGCGCGATTCGGCGGTGCTGACCGTGCCCGCCGGCCGGATCGCGGTCTCCACGGACTCATATGTGGTGCAGCCGTTGTTCTTTCCCGGCGGCAACATCGGCGACCTGGCCGTCAACGGAACCATCAACGACCTCGCCATGAGCGGCGCCCAGCCGCTGGGTCTGACGGCCGGCTTCATCCTCGAAGAGGGCCTCGAACTCGAAGTGCTCGGCCGGATCGCCCAGTCGATGGGCAAGGCGGCCGACCATGCCGGGGTCGGGATCGTCACGGGCGACACCAAGGTGGTCGGCAAGGGCAGCGCGGACCAGCTCTTCGTGAACACGGCCGGAGTGGGGGTGATCCCGGCCGGGGTGGACATCGGACCCGAGCGGGCATGCGTCGGTGACGACATCATTGTTTCCGGCGCCGTCGGTGAGCACGGCGTGGCGATCATGAGTGTGCGCGCGGGTATTGATTTCGGCACCGTCGTCACCACTGACAGCGCACCGCTGCACCGGTTGGTCGCCGCAATGCTGGCCGCGGATGCGCCCACCGGCGGTATCCATGCCCTGCGCGATCCGACCCGCGGCGGCCTGGTCGCCGCGGTGGTCGAGATCGCCAGGGCGGCGCGGGTCGGGATCGCGCTCGACGAAGCAGCGATCCCGGTGCCGGAGGCGGTGGCGTCGGCATGCGGGTTCTTGGGCCTGGATCCGCTTCAGGTGGCCAATGAGGGCAAGCTGGTGGCGTTCGTGGACCCGGCGGTCACCGAGGCAGTATTGGCGGCGATGAGAGCCCGGCCGGACGGGGTCGGCGCCGCAGTCATCGGCCGGGTCGTCGCCGAACATCCCGGTATGGCGGTTGGGCGCACTTCGTTCGGCACCACCCGGGTTATCGAACGTGAACTGGGCGAACAACTACCGCGCATCTGCTGACCCGACGTATTCAGCGGCGCAGGGTTTGCGATGGTGACTCGCCCCAGCGCTTGCGGTACTCGACACCGAAACTGCCGAGGTGGTGAAACCCCCATCGTTCGGCGACCGATGTCACCGTGATGCCGTCGGCTGGTGTGGCATCCATGAGTTCCTCATGGACCCGCTCCAGGCGTCGCTCACGCAGATAGGTCATCGGCGTCATACCGAGCTGCTCGTGGAAACCCTGTTGGACTGCCCGCACACTCATGTGCACGGCTTCGGCGACCGAGTTCATCGTGATGTGCTCGGCGAGATGGTCGTCCAGGTACTCGACAGCTGCCTGAACCACCGCTTTGCGTTTGGCCGTGCGCCCCGGTGACGTGAACTCGGTGTGGTAGTTCGACGGTTGCAGGTGCAGCAGACTGCTCATCACCAGATCTTCGACGGCGCCGATACCCTGCCCACGCCCGACCAGCGAACCAGGGTGGAACACCTCGGTGTGAATAAGCTGTACGGCAGCATGCCAACGCATCGCGGCCTCGCTGGTGAGGTCGAATTGGGGTTCAAAAGCCAGAGGCTGCGCAAGGCTGCGTCCGATGATCCGGGTCAGGTAGGCCGTCATCGCCGACTCCTCGATCCGGATGACCAGCTGTGGGGAGTCCAGATCGAGGCGCATGGTCAGCGGGTCGCCTGGGCTGCATACCGCCGAGCAGATGCTGTTCGCCTCGAAGGTGTTGCCGCGGTGGCTGACCAGTGCGCTGCCGTTCATCGGTATGTGCACGGCGACATAGTTGCCCAATCTCGGGATGTCGATCGTGGCGGGCACGTGCAGGTCGAAGTACAGCATGCTGACATTGCGCAGACGTACCCCGTGCATGCCTGCGGCGAATCCGTCGGTGTGCTCGTCGGCAACGTGCAGTGCCAACGGCGACAACGCCTGGCCCAGCAACGTGGTGGCCTCGCGGATGTTCTCGGTGTAGAAGATCTCGTTGCCGGTCAAGGCGGGAGGCACGCCGCGCGACCGGACTTTTCGCCGAACCGGGTCTTCGGTATGGCGGACGTCGATGAATCCGAGGCGCTTCAGGCGTGACATCGTGGCCACCCGGCAGGCGTTGACAGCATAAGCAGAGGCTCACCTAAACGATCGACGGCTTCACGCAAGTTTGCACCAATCCCGCTGCGCACCAGCGTATTGAAGTGTGCGCAATCCTGACAATAACTGCGCGATAGCGATAGGCGCAGCCCGTTCGGAGAGCTAGCTTGTGAACGAGGCCATATCTTCAGGCACGGAGGCACACATGACAGCGAACGGCCAGGTTCTGTACGTGTCGCCCGCCGATCAAGTCCGCGCCAAGCTGGACGATCCCCGGGTGGCCGCAGCGCTCAACGATCTCCTCGAACACGCCGACCTACTGGCAATTCTGGTGTCCGGCCTCGACGGACTGGTGCGCCGCAGCGATGAGATCAGCGATTCCGTGACTTCGGCGATCGGTGAGTTCAAGGGTGAGGTGAACACGCCGCTGAAATCGGTGGACCTGGCGGGCTTGGCGGGCACTTTCGCGACGCTCTCGGGAAAGGTGATCGAGGCGACGCCCGCGCTGAATTCTCTTCTCGGGTCAAGCCTGGTCGATCCGCGGGCGGCCGAGGTGCTCGGGCAACTCGGTGCGGCACTCGTCGAGGCGAAGTCTGCCACCGCGCGCAATCCCGAGGGCCCGAAGGGATTCTTCGGAATCCTCAAATCGGCCAAGGACCCCGATGCGGTCCGCGGCCTCGGGTTCCTGCTGCAGGTGGCCAAGGCATTCGGTAGACAACTGGCCACCCGATGACACCCGCATGACCAGACCCCGGTGCGCCGGGGGCCATCAGGAGAGGAGTGTGCATGGCTTCGGTGCTGTGGTTTCAAGGAGGTGCGTGCAGTGGTAACACCATGTCGTTCCTCAACGCCGACGAGCCCAATGTCGTCGACCTGATCGTGGATTTCGGGCTCGATCTGCTCTGGCATCCATCGCTGGGTCTTGAATTGGGTAAGAACGCGCAGAAGGTCTTCAACGACTGCGCGAGCGGCGAACGCCCACTTGACATCTTCGTCTTCGAGGGCAGCGTCATCGAAGCGCATGGCGGACGGATGGACATGTTCGCCGACCGGCCGATGAAGGACTGGGTCACCGACCTCGCCGGCGCTGCACAGATCGTCGTCGCGATCGGTGATTGCGCCTGCTGGGGTGGTATACCCGCGATGGAGCCCAACCCGTCACAGTCCACCGGACTGCAGTTCCACAAGCGCGGTAAGGGCGGCTTTCTCGGCCCGGACTTCAAGTCGAAGATGGGTTTGCCCGTCATCAACATTCCCGGCTGTCCGGCCCATCCGGACTGGATCACCCAGATCCTTGTCGCCTTGGCCACCGGCCGTGCCGGCGACCTGACACTGGATGAACTGCACCGCCCTGAGACGTTCTTCAAGACCTTCACCCAAACCGGTTGCACCCGTGTGCAATTCTTCGAGTACAAGCAGTCGACGATGTCGTTCGGCGAAGGAACCCGCACCGGGTGCCTGTTCTACGAGTTCGGCTGCCGCGGGCCGATGACCCATTCGCCGTGCAACCGGATCCTGTGGAACCGCCAGTCCTCCAAGACGCGGGCCGGGATGCCGTGCCTGGGCTGCACCGAGCCGGAGTTCCCGCACTTCGATCTGGCGCCGGGCACCGTGTTCAAGACGCAGAAGGTCAGCGGGGTCATTCCCAAGGAGGTGCCCGAGGGCACCGATCACCTGACGTACATGGCGCACGCCGCGGCGGCCCGCATCGCCGCACCGCAGTGGTCCAAGGAAGACATGTTCGTGGTCTAGCGGCGGCGCAAGGCCGCGCAGTCCATCACCACCGGAGTTCATGGAAGGACCACAGCAAAAAATGACCGCACTCGACCTCTACGTCAGCCCACTCGGGAGAGTCGAGGGTGACCTCGACGTCCGGGTCACCGTCGAAGACGGTGTCGTCACCTCCGCCTGGACCGAAGCCGCGATGTTCCGTGGCTTCGAGATCATCCTGCGCGGCAAGGACCCTCAGGCCGGGCTCGTCGTATGCCCGCGCATCTGCGGGATCTGCGGTGGCAGCCATCTGTACAAATCGGCGTATGCCCTCGACACGGCGTGGAAGACACACATGCCGAACAATGCGACCCTGGTGCGCAACATCTGTCAGGCCGCCGAGACGCTGCAGTCGATCCCGCGGTACTTCTATGCGCTGTTCGCGATCGACCTGACCAACAAGAACTATGCGAAATCGCCGCTGTACGCCGAGGCGGTGCGGCGCTTCGCCCCGTACGTGGGGACGAGCTATCAACCGGGCGTTGTGCTTTCGGGTAAGCCGGTCGAGGTTTACGCGATATTCGGTGGGCAGTGGCCGCATTCGAGCTTCATGGTGCCCGGTGGCGTGATGTGCGCGCCGACACTCTCGGACGTGACCCGCTCGATCGCCATCCTCGAACACTGGAAAGACGCCTGGCTCGAAGGACAGTGGCTGGGCTGCAGCGTCGACCGCTGGCTGGAGATCAAGACCTGGGAGGACATGCTCGCCTGGGTCGACGAGAACGAGTCCCAGCACAACAGCGACTGCGGGTTCTTCATCCGGTACTGCCTCGACGTCGGCCTCGACAAGTACGGGCAAGGAGTGGGCAACTACCTCGCCACGGGGACCTATTTCGACCCGGTGCGCTACGAGAACCCGACGATCGACGGGCGCAATGACGCCCTCATCGGCCGTTCCGGTATCTATGCGGGAGGTGACTGGCACCAATTCGATCAGGCCAAGGTCCGGGAGGATGTGACGCATTCCTTCTACGAGGGCAGTCGGCCCTTGCACCCGTTCGAGGGAGAGACCATCCCGATCGATCCCGAGGCAGGCCGAGGTCTTGGCAAGTACAGCTGGGCCAAGTCGCCGCGCTACGACATCGGCGGCGGACTCGGCAACATCCCGTTGGAGGCGGGCCCCCTGGCCCGTCGGATGGCCGCGGGCGGTCCGAATGCGCTGCCGCACCAGGACAACGACCCGCTGTTCCCCAACCTGTACAACTCGATCGGCCCGAGCGTGTTCGTCCGCCAGATGGCGCGCATGCATGAAGCCCCCAAGTACTACAAGTGGGCTCGTCAGTGGCTCGACGATATCGATCTGAAGGAGAGTTTCTACACCAAGCCCACCGAGTACGCCGAGGGTAAAGGCTTCGGCGCCACCGAGGCGGCTCGGGGAGCGCTGGCGGACTGGATCGTCATCGAGGACTCCAAGATCAAGAACTATCAGGTGGTGACTCCGACGGCGTGGAATATCGGCCCTCGGGACGGTGCCGAGGTCCTCGGCCCGATCGAGCAGGCGTTGGTCGGTTCACCGATCGTGGATGTCGAAGACCCGGTTGAACTCGGGCACGTGGCCCGCAGTTTCGACTCGTGTCTGGTGTGTACCGTGCACGCCTACGACGGTAAGACGGGGAAAGAGATGTCGAAGTTCGTGATCAACGGGATGGTGTGATCCTGACGGCCAATGAACCGGACACCGGGGTCATCGATCTCGAGCCGCCGGGCTGCGAGGTGCTCGTGGTCGGCTGTGGCAACCTGCTGCGCGGTGACGACGGCGTGGGACCCGTGCTGGTGCGCCATCTCTGGGAATTCGGCGTGCCCGACGGCGCACAGATGGTCGATGGCGGAACCGCCGGCATGGATACCGCATTCCGGATGCGGGGCGTGCAGCGGGTCGTCATCGTCGATGCCGCGGCCACCGGCGCGAAGCCCGGCACGGTGTATCGGGTGCCTGGCGAGGAGTTCGCCGAACTGCCGCCGCTGCAAGGGCTGCACACCCATTCGTTCCGGTGGGATCATGCCATCGCGTTTGCCCGCTGGGCGTTGGGAGATGCGTGCCCGGCCGATATCACGGTGTTCCTCATCGAGGTGGCCGGCGTCGAGTACGGGGCCGACCTGTCCGAGCCGGTGCGGGCCGGGATGCAGACCGTCATGGACATCATCGAGCGGGAGTTCCTTTCCGCGCTGCGGCCGGCGACGGCCGCCGAGGTGACCGTCGAGTTCACCGAGGACGGGTATATCCGGCTCGATGCGGCACTGGCCGCGAGTAGGTTCGCCTCCGACGCGGTCGCGGCCGTCGTGCGCGATGACGACTTCTGGCTGATTCCGTTGCGCGGCCCGCGCAGCGGCGGCCTGCTGCTCAAGCAGCGCAACCCGGCGGGGGACCGCAGTGCACTCATTCACGAAGTGCTCCACGGTCGCATCCCGATCGGCACTCGCCGTGCCTTCTGGGATGACGAGCGTGGCGCGCTGCGGGTTCCCCTCGAACCGGCCACGTGATGGTGGTCATGAGTTCCGCTGAGGAGGCGCACGCCGTCTACACCCTGGTGGTCGAGGAGCGCGGGCAGTTCGCCGTCGACATCGTGGTGGTATTCGCCGACGGCGTGGTACGTAAGCGCGTCCACACCTACCGCACCCGCCGGCGGGCCGAACTG includes:
- the bla gene encoding class A beta-lactamase — its product is MRLSRRTVLIGGLTFAVAACSAERVHADPAEPLPPLDQQIGALERRHNAVVGLSAVNLNSPGTVAHRPDQMFAMCSTFKAYAAGRVLEQVGRGELSLEATEFVDPSAVVANSPVTGPRAGSQMTLAELCQAALQRSDNTAANLLLRRLGGPPAITAFARSVGDDRTRLDRWETELNSAIPGDPRDTSTPAALAGGYRALLTGDVLAPPQRLLLEQWMRANQTSSMRAGLPTGWTTADKTGSGDYGSTNDVGVAFGPEGQRVLLAIMTRSAADDPKADALRPLIGELTTLVLPYLLDPNHP
- the ald gene encoding alanine dehydrogenase, whose translation is MRVGIPTEIKNNEFRVAITPAGVAELTRRGHEVLIQAGAGEGSALSDSDYKAVGAQIVATADEVWAEADLLLKVKEPIEAEYSRLRKGQTLFTYLHLAASRPCTDALLASGTTSIAYETVQTADNALPLLAPMSEVAGRLAAQVGAYHLMRTQGGRGVLMGGVPGVAPAKVVVIGGGMAGDNAAAVAWGMGAHVTVFDLNVNTLRKIDAEYGGAIETRYSSSLDLEDAVKQADLVIGAVLVPGAKAPKLVTNATVAQMKSGAVLVDIAIDQGGCFEDSRPTTHDDPTFAVHDTVFYCVANMPGAVPRTSTYALTNATMPYVLKLADKGWQAACAADAALAKGLSTHEGALLNEHVANDLDLAFTDPSTVLI
- a CDS encoding Lrp/AsnC family transcriptional regulator, producing the protein MREQSASPRARLAPAPKDVRPAELDDIDRRMLLALHADARISNSALADIVGIAPSTCHGRLRRLQDIGVIRGFYTDIDPAAVGLTMQAMISVSLQSNARGRIRDFIANIRKRPQVMDVYFLAGGDDFILHVAARDTDDLRAFVVENLNADADVAGTQTSLIFEHLRGASPL
- the hypB gene encoding hydrogenase nickel incorporation protein HypB translates to MGRFHRHDDGTVHSHEAGHDHGDHSGYDTGSQRIDVLESIFAENDVRADINRAAFETNGVRALNLMSSPGSGKTTVLAATLDELRGDISVGVIEGDIATDLDAAKLAGRGAQVSLLNTSNGFGGECHLDAPMVNRALAGLDLAALDLVIVENVGNLVCPAEFDVGEHAKVMVYSLTEGEDKPLKYPVMFRSVDVVLLNKIDLEPHLDADVATYIDHVHQVNPHALVLPLSARTGAGMSAWFDWLREFACHAAEPTIAPSVRLER
- a CDS encoding hydrogenase maturation nickel metallochaperone HypA; protein product: MHELSLCQAIAGVVKSHAAGRRVSVVRVQVGALRQVVPDALAFCWTLLRDFEDLAEAELELDLVVAEVSCRACGAGSQIASRFSVACPQCGSADVDVVHGHEFLVTSIEIGDLPAVRSTEGVQNG